The genome window TGTGCTGACCATTCATGCTGGTGTAGGCGTGATTGTGGCATGTGGACCCACCGTGTAGCGCTATGGCCTCTCTGAAGGGCTGCAAGTCTGTTTCTACAGAGCTGCCCGTCTCGGGGGGTGATGGCCGGCTTGCTGATACCATGGCAACTCTTGGCGGGGCTCGAGCATTCCGTGGGGGTGGGACTTTCCCACACAGGAAACTGATAAGGTCCTCTCGCCTTATGTTTCTTCTGCGCTTCTTCACCCACGCAAGCACTTCCTTATTTCTGCGCTGATAGCCGATCTGGATACCCAAGTCATAGCTTCGCTGGTGGGCCTCCACACTCTCTGCAGTTACAGAAGGACACATGATTTTAATACATTTGGACCCCACAAACCAAAGCTGAGGCACAATGCTTTTGTCATAGGGCCTGTAAATCACAAATAtcatacactcacacagcagACCAAGCACTCGGTAGTGGCATAGAGTAATTACTTGCCTTTATACAGGTTGGTGACAGCTGTGGCTGCATTTTGGAAGGgcacccagagagagagaccttgcTGTTGACAAACTCTATCTgtaaattcaaaaaaaaaaaaaaaaaaaaaaacagttggtaTGCGATTATAGCGTTTGAAATAATATTGTCAGTGTCATGCAAAGCCCAGTAAGCAAGTACTGGACCATATGACAAGTGACAACTACAACATGCACATTTTTCACGctgtataataaaatgtaacCGTGCTGGTCTGGTGTAAACAGCACTCATACAGAGGAAGGAtcttaaaaaaacagatatgcAAAACACTACCAACTCCAGCTATGGTTTGGGTGAGTGCAATAAAACTAACTGTTCCAAAAACAAACTCAGAGCATATTATATTACTGGTACTGGCCTATTAATCATCTTTTTAACAGACCCAAACTTAAGACCAAGTTCCTCAAATCTGGCTGTGCGCAAGTATTCTGCTCCAACTCTAGGAAACACCTCAAATCTGACTCTATTAGGTCGGATTTGAGGTGTTTCCTGTCTGACTCTATGGAGCCAGATTTGAGGCAAAGGCATATTTATCAAGCAAGGTGATTAACCAAGTGTAGTGGCAATTATCTGCACTTGCAAGCAGGTCTAAGCCATGTCATTTGAGGTATCCTGATTAATGTTCTTGAGGTCAAGTAGGGCCAGTCTTACAGCCAGTGGTAGAGTCACACCTGATCACAGTGATATTACGCCTGGTAAAGCAAAGTAAAATCACGTCAACCGCTATACACTCACACCCAGGGAAGGACAGGATCACAACTCGGATGTGACTTTAGCAAGCAAACATTTACGTTAATCCCTTCGCCATTTTGTTCTGAAGCTTATCAACATTGTTGCTATCAGACAAAATACGGTGGATTAAAttatcagaataaaaaaatccCGAATTTATCTCGTTCCATCCAGTGAGCCAATACGACAGTTATCACTGGGTTTGATCGTCAACAAACAAGTTGTTTTCACTCGAGGAACTCCTCCCTGTCCATCGCCATTTTGACGAGCTAACTGTTAAGGATGGACAAAAAGGCAATTTTAGTGTTAGCCATGTGATAATCTGTGTATGAACCATCTTCTACCTAATGGCAAGATTCAATACATGTAGTCAGTAGGTGTTGTGTGTTGAGATCCGCTTAGCTTAGCTGCTTTTCAAGCCGTTTAGCTCAGGTGGTCCTGTGACAGCTTAGGCCACCTAGCAAGTTCCAGCCCTGTTGTCCTagacactgacagtgactgggggttgctaacgttagccaacATTAGCTCCCGACACGGTAGCGTTAGCAACAGGACGGGCTCATATGTAGCAATAACGATAGCTTAACATGACTGCCACGTTACAATTCCTTATTTTATAAACGCACATCGACAGGCCCACGTCTTGTAACATAAACACCACAATAAAAAACTAGCTAGTTATGCTAAAGTTGCGCAGCTAACGTCGGCTAAAAGCGTTAGCCTAGCTTTCGGTgccctttgtgtttttctccaccCAGCGCCACAGCAGGGACGTTAGCTTTCGTTAGCGTTAGCACTtagctaacagttagcttaACTTGAACTTCGCTTGCTAGCTTAGCGCAGACCTTTGTAGAGCTGGGCGACCGCAGTGGCTGAATTCTGAAAGAGGTGCCACAGTTTCTGCTGGCTTTGCTCCGTCTCCTCCTCGTTTGGATCGTCTTGCTCGGCCTCGGCTAAGCACTGCCGTTCCCACTTGGAGAACCAATGTTCGGGGCCGTGTTCTTGGATCTCcgcttccccctcctccttcttctcttccatGGCTAATGTTAACTAGTGGCACATAAGCTACGCTTCTTTTGAAATATATGTATTACTAGTTGCGGTAGGCACTTAAGAGACTTTGCCTTTTTGTTCGATAGGAGAAATATGTtataaaatataattacaaAAAGTTGATGTTAGAGTCGCATTGTGAATATGTATATCTTCCGCTCGGCTCAGACCTCCAGTATCAAACATCAAACTAAGGAATGCGATGACAACACCTCAGAATTTCTTGAAAGCACGTCACGCTGCATGTTGTCTAGCCACGCCCATTTCCCACCGTATAGGAAGGCCATTGCCTGTAATAATTTTGGGGGCGGTCCTCTGTGTGTGCCGCGAAGTTTTATTGgacaagagcagaaaaaaacagaaaaagccaGAGAATAACAAAGTTGGTCCCGCCCTCCTGAGGGTCGAGGGTGTAATACCGCATTCTGGTCGGCAGGGGGCAGCTTGAGCATGTAAACCTGGGAGGAGGGACCATACAGAACAACCAAACTAACTTATTGTCTGactaactaattaactaactgactgactaactaactaaataccctttaattataataatgatgataataataataagctttatttatatagctccTTTAACAACAGAAAGCTGTACAGAAAGGCCAGACAAGATAAATACAAAACTGAggtaaacaggaaaaacaaaaatgcaaaacacagtagaaaggaaaacagatggatgtcaaaaaataaagacagtaaaagagattaaaaaaaaaaaaaggcagtagaacaaaaaatacataagtaAATAGGTAAAAGTAAGTTTCCGGTCTCCATAAAGCCTAGGGCTGGCAATGCACAATGCAGctgacatgcattttttttttccatgttgtaaattaaaattttcactgttgctatgTTACCAAAACCCATATGGAGCCTTCCAAATGATGGTACTAACCCAGTTTATGATTTTCATTGGATGGAACTCCAAAAACAACAGGTCAATCAGTTGCATGCTACCAGattgcatgaaaaagtttgacatGTAACGTTGGCCTAAAAGACCAAGATCACACATCAAACACTCTGAAAACAATTAATTTCTGTCCGCTGTCAGTCACTGCCTTGTGATTTGTTGAGAACATCACCAGGTAGCATTTGCAGTGGTGCTGCACAGGTTCACCTACCACTCCAGCAGTGATTTGGGGAAGCAAAGTTCAAAGCTGTGTCATATCACAGAGAACAGGTTCAATTCTACAGCTGAGGAGGGTGAGAAGTCCAAAGGTCAGAGGCGTTTACAACGAAACTTCATGGTTACAAGCTGTTCTCTGTCTCATCTCAgtctttctgctgttttcactGGGTGACTCCGCAGGTCCCAGTGTCAGAGTGAGTCTACCTCTGAAACGTTCACAGTCTCTTTCTCCCCCCGATGTTACATTGCAGCGTTTGAAGATGTCAAAGTGGGGGCACAATCATGAGGAGTGTTTCCAGGAGCGCGGCCCGACAGTCACATTTTGCAACTTGCATTACTGTGTCCGGGAGAGCAATGGTGTCTGCCGCAAGAAAGGCCCGGAAAAATACATCCTTACTGATGTGAGGTAGGACAGTCTGCCTactggtgttgtgtgtgtgtgtgtgtgtgtgtgtgtgtgtgtgtacattcattttagatgtgtatgcatatgtgaaTATAAGCTTAAGCAAAGTTGTCTATTAAACAATATTATCAATGCTTGTGGTTATTTActcctttttcctgtttttatatGAATTTACAGAAAGTTCTTTAGTATTTTATCATAAAAGTTATAAAATGCACATGTTGGTCGGCTGTTCAGCTCATGTCATCAAATCTCTATATTATTATAGAAATGATAAAGGAGCATGATCAGTTCTCTCACCATACATGTAGTTGCATGGGATGGAGCTTATCCAGTATATCTGCAGTATAAATATCAGGCAGATACATCAGCCTGACATTTACATTATTCATAGaccatttccagtttttttgtcatcataGGCTGGCCCTGACACTGTCTTAAAACATTCTCTCTTGCTTAGGTCAGCTCTTACCAACACACGAGTGGTGGCTTGCTACATGGTATTCAGCTGATATCCAAAAGGCATCAAATTCAAGTTCATGGATATCAGTTTCCATGCTGCTATTTGACTCCTGTTACTAATTTTAATTCAGTGTCTTGTCTGAGAACTCACAATcagctgttattgttattagcAGTAATTGCCTACAATGAAAGATGAAGATACTGATATGGATTAAGTGATAATCGCTCTATTTGCATTGGTGGATTATGTCTTTGGACTGATAAGGATGTTTGTCAGATAGATATTTAATGAAATTTCAAACAATGAGATGTGGTTGGAAGATGCACCAAGTCTGGGCAACTGCATGTGCTATACAGTGAACagcattttttctttgtctcaagTACTGGAAAATagaaatgagagagaataataaaaaaataataataatcaagagCAACCTTTAAATTCAATATTGTGGAATAACTTCAAGTGACAGTTCTGATTGTGAGCGATTACAGATAGCATAATCGACGGTAGTCACATTTGTAAATTTCAGTCATGAGAGCAAGGTGGTGTTAAAACAGTGATggtaaataatataaataaaatggataCTAAGAACTTGGGATTTATGCATTTAATTTGGTAAGGGTTAATCCCTGACTGGTAAAGCTGTATCATTGTCATTATGTGATTGATTGTTGCAGTGGCATCATGAGACCTGGGATGAACGCTATCATGGGCCCAACAGGAAGTGGAAAAACATCGTAAGAAAAATATGCAtgcccttacacacacacatacacacacacacacacacacacacacacacacacgcacacatgaaTATATATTAAcctttactgtctctctcttcgtCAGGCTTCTGGATGTAATTGCAGGGAGGAAGGATCCTGCTGGACTGCGCCAGGGAAGCGTTTTAGTAGATGGTAAAGTCGTTACCTCTGACCTCAGGCTCACTTCTGCCTATGTGGttcaggtatacacacacatacatgcacacacacacacacacacacacacatcctggaaGAAAATATGTAATTTGGATCCCTCTAATTGTTCTTTGTCCTTTTCTtgtcttccctctgtctctctccaggaTGACATCCTGATGGGCACTTTGAGCGTGAGAGAGAACCTACTGTTCAGCGCTAATCTCCGTCTCAACCCGCGGCATCACTCCTCCTCAGACAAGCAGAGCAGAGTTGACGCCATCATACAAGACCTGGGGCTCACAGACTGTGCAGACACCAAGGTACAGTGATACACACAAAGGCAGACACATACAATCACACACTACTTGCCATGCAGTTATACAGCCATTAAATATTGTactctgtgtatgcatgtgtgtgtgtgcagataggGACAGAATTTCTGCGTGGTGTGTctgggggagagaggaagaggtgcaGTATTGGCATGGAACTCAttacctctccctctctgctgtttctggATGAACCGACCACCGGACTGGACTCTAACACTGCTAACTGCATCATCAGTCTACTgcacaagtacaaaaaaaatgcagacaaatgcatgcaaacattgCAACATTGCAACACACTGTcagctttaaaggaacagttcacccagaaTACAAAaagagatattttcccacttactcctagtgcaatctatccatccaccAGATTCTGTATGATTTGGCAAAGTTTCCAGTCTGTTACAATCCAAGTCTTTGTCTTGGACTGGCATTtctttgtggagctcaaatcatcaaaaaattacatgtaaaaaaaactcagcaacaacagctctttccagaaaaatacaaaaaataatacatgCCCAGCTCCACTGTGATGGGGGTgctgggagacagaggagataactgcagactggaaaccttgtcAAATCACATAGAGACTATATAAATGGATAGACTGCGCCAGGGGTAAGTAGGAAAATatactgtttttgtatttttggggaagtgttcctttaattattctgtttttggaAGCGTTTATTGATATTCTTGACACcctccattttctctgtctATGTCTTTGTTCAAACGTGTGTCAAGGCTGTCGAGGAGAGGTAAGACTGTTATCTTCTCCATCCACCAACCTCGCTACTCCATCTTCCGACAGTTTGACCATCTGACTCTGATGCATAAAGGGGAGGTGGTGTATGCAGGAATGGCAGACAAGGCCTTGGAATATTTTACACAactaggtatgtgtgtgttatcataTCTTACGCTGGATCCATATTTAGATAAGAGAACGGTGATAGACTGCCATATAAAGGGCCGGTTCTCTGACCATCACCTAACCCCATATACTGCAATGTCAGCTCTTGCTTAAggggaaaacaaacagacacctGTTTTCTTTTAGCATTCAAATACTGAGTCATGAACcaagcatttgtttgtttttacaaaaacaCTTCCTATATAAATTAattctgtttgtgtctttatgCATATGTACAGGCTACCAGATTCAGTCCTTTGACAATCCTGCTGATTTCTTCCTGGACATCACAAATGGAGAGGCTAAGTCTACACTAGAGTCACTCAATGCAGGTATTCCTACACAAAACAtacgcacacccacacaaacagacagacagacagacacacacacacacacacacacacacacacacacacacacacacacacacacatacaaataaattatataagAGGCTCTTGGAGTTAATGACTGTTGGAATAGAGGCAGTTTTATCACATTGTCTAGCATGATCGAAATTGTTGCCATGTGTTATagcccctctctttctctacccaGCAGAGGGTAAGAACCTGTTAGCAGTGAAGTACCGCCAGTCCCCTCTGCACCAGAATATGGTTGAGGAGATGACCCATGTGAGCC of Myripristis murdjan chromosome 1, fMyrMur1.1, whole genome shotgun sequence contains these proteins:
- the hapstr1b gene encoding HUWE1-associated protein modifying stress responses, encoding MEEKKEEGEAEIQEHGPEHWFSKWERQCLAEAEQDDPNEEETEQSQQKLWHLFQNSATAVAQLYKDRVCQQQGLSLWVPFQNAATAVTNLYKESVEAHQRSYDLGIQIGYQRRNKEVLAWVKKRRRNIRREDLISFLCGKVPPPRNARAPPRVAMVSASRPSPPETGSSVETDLQPFREAIALHGLSGAMASISVRSGAPGSPTHPAQSLSRRRNGLHDVDLNTFIAEEMALHLDSTANRKRGPAPCSDVITDSPTHKRNRML
- the abcg2b gene encoding broad substrate specificity ATP-binding cassette transporter ABCG2b; translated protein: MSKWGHNHEECFQERGPTVTFCNLHYCVRESNGVCRKKGPEKYILTDVSGIMRPGMNAIMGPTGSGKTSLLDVIAGRKDPAGLRQGSVLVDGKVVTSDLRLTSAYVVQDDILMGTLSVRENLLFSANLRLNPRHHSSSDKQSRVDAIIQDLGLTDCADTKIGTEFLRGVSGGERKRCSIGMELITSPSLLFLDEPTTGLDSNTANCIISLLHKLSRRGKTVIFSIHQPRYSIFRQFDHLTLMHKGEVVYAGMADKALEYFTQLGYQIQSFDNPADFFLDITNGEAKSTLESLNAAEGKNLLAVKYRQSPLHQNMVEEMTHVSQAVGEGVKGQEETADYATSFFYQMRVVCGRTVLNTLRNPQTSYAQMALNIFFAILVGLIYFQMPLTLPEALQNRSGAFFFLIINMVFGNLSAVELFINERAIFIHENSGGYYRTSVYFLSKIFADLIPNRIIPIFVFSAIAYYMMGLKPAFTAFLCFALTMSLVSLAGVGLAFLVSASVSSFAMANILIALPFVFMMVFGGYLVNLNAMLSWLSWLKWISIFRYGLDATFINEMTGQQFRSGNVSIPGEVFLKQQNIDYSVWGFWQNQVALLGIILVCMCLAYVQLRRINRWK